In Crinalium epipsammum PCC 9333, the genomic window TCGGTCACACAGGAGTATTTAGCCTTACGAGATGGTCCTCGCTGATTCACACGGGATTTCTCGTGACCCGTGCTACTCGGGATGCAACTAAGCCCAATTCACTTTCAACTACAGGACTTTCACCTTCTCTGGTGCAGCAATCAGGCTGCTTCGTTTAGCTTCATGGGTCTTGTATCTGTTGTCCCACTACCCCACAAAGATATACTTCGTGGTTTAGGCTGTTCCCGCTTCGCTCGCCGCTACTAAGGGAATCTCTGTTGATTTCTTTTCCTCCAGCTACTAAGATGTTTCAATTCGCTGGGTTGGCTCATACCTGTCTATGGATTCAACAGGTTGTATAAAGGGTTGCCCCATTCGGACATCTCCGGCTCAATGTTTACTTCCAACTCCCCGGAGCGTTTCGTCGGTAATCACGTCCTTCTTCGCCTCTGTGTGCCTAGGTATCCACCATCAGCCCTTATTATCTTGACCACTATTAATTGTCAAACAGGTTTTCTACTGGTGTTTTCACACTTCGTAGTTCTGTTTCGACTACCTACTTTTTTTGTTGCTATGCAGTTTTCAAGGTTCTAGCTGGATTAAATCCAGCAGGCTGACTCTCGTTATTGTCAGATTGCTAGATGTGTTTCCACATTGTTTAAACCGAACCATTAATAGTTTGAAAGCCTTTAGACTAACTCTCGCTTGACCTGGGATGACTACTGTGGGTGAATCTGTGAGTTCACACTTTGTAGTTGGTCTCCCTAAAAGGAGGTGATCCAGCCACACCTTCCGGTACGGCTACCTTGTTACGACTTCACCCCAGTCACCAGCCCTGCCTTCGGCATCCCCCTCCTTTACAGGTTAGGGTAACGACTTCGGGCATGACCAGCTCCCATGGTGTGACGGGCGGTGTGTACAAGGCCCGGGAACGAATTCACCGCCGTATGCTGACCGGCGATTACTAGCGATTCCACCTTCATGCAGGCGAGTTGCAGCCTGCAATCTGAACTGAGCCACGGTTTATGGGATTTGCTCACCATCGCTGGTTGGCTGCCCTTTGTCCGTAGCATTGTAGTACGTGTGTAGCCCAGGACGTAAGGGGCATGCTGACTTGACGTCATCCCCACCTTCCTCCGGTTTGTCACCGGCAGTCTCCTCAGAGTGCCCAACTTAATGCTGGCAACTTAGGACGAGGGTTGCGCTCGTTGCGGGACTTAACCCAACATCTCACGACACGAGCTGACGACAGCCATGCACCACCTGTGTTCTGGTTCCCGAAGGCACTCCTCGCTTTCACGAAGATTCCAGACATGTCAAGCCCTGGTAAGGTTGTTCGCGTTGCATCGAATTAAACCACATACTCCACCGCTTGTGCGGGCCCCCGTCAATTCCTTTGAGTTTCACACTTGCGTGCGTACTCCCCAGGCGGGATACTTAACGCGTTAGCTACGGCACTGTCCGGGTCGATACAGACAACACCTAGTATCCATCGTTTACGGCTAGGACTACAGGGGTATCTAATCCCTTTCGCTCCCCTAGCTTTCGTCCCTCAGTGTCAGATGAGGTCCAGTAGAGCGCTTTCGCCACTGGTGTTCTTCCCGATCTCTACGCATTTCACCGCTACACCGGGAATTCCCTCTACCCCTACCTCTCTCTAGTAATTCAGTTTCCACTGCTTCTACGGGGTTAAGCCCCGCTCTTTAACAATCGACTTGAATCACCACCTACGGACTCTTTACGCCCAATCATTCCGGATAACGCTTGCATCCTCCGTATTACCGCGGCTGCTGGCACGGAGTTAGCCGATGCTGATTCCTCTGGTACCTTCACTTTCTTATTCCCAGAGAAAAGAGGTTTACGACCCAAGAGCCTTCCTCCCTCACGCGGTCTTGCTCCGTCAGGCTTTCGCCCATTGCGGAAAATTCCCCACTGCTGCCTCCCGTAGGAGTCTGGGCCGTGTCTCAGTCCCAGTGTGGCTGATCATCCTCTCAGACCAGCTACTGATCGTCGCCTTGGTGCGCTCTTACCACACCAACTAGCTAATCAGACGCGAGCTCATCTTCAGGCGGTAAACCTTTTACCTTTCGGCACATCCGGTATTAGCCACCGTTTCCAGTGGTTGTCCCGAACCTAAAGCCAGATTCTCACGCGTTACTCACCCGTCCGCCACTAATGTATTGCTACATCCGTTCGACTTGCATGTGTTAAGCAGACCGCCAGCGTTCATCCTGAGCCAGGATCAAACTCTCCATTTTATGTAATGAGTTTTGCTCGGCTTAATCTTTGGAACCGAAGTTCCACTTTGCTCAAAGCGATTGACTTTGAGGCTTAATTGCTTTTTGACGAGGTTTCGTGCTATAAAGCTTTCAAACTATATAATTTTCTAGGTTCAGGCGCTTCGTGAGTGCTTCGCTTTCGCGTCCCTCTCTCGACCGCTTTATTAATGTAGCAACTCTGTGAGAATGTGTCAACCCTTTGACGGAAAATTTTTCTCAGTGTCTGTTTTATAAACCCTGAAAAGCAATTGGGCAAAGCCCTACAACCGCCCTTCATTTTTTTCTTGTTCTTGCAATTCCGTGATTAGAGCATATATAGGATTTACTTACAAAAAATGTCTTTACCCCAACAATTGGCAGCTTTTCAAGTTTCCCCACTCAGCAAAGGGCTTAGAGCCTATCCGAAAAATAATTGAATGGCGATCGCACGACCACAATAGGAAAGTTATGAAGGAAATAAAGGCAGTTAGTTAGTAAGAATCTATTACCTCGATAGCTCTTTGAAGTGCTTCTATTTCATCTCGCCACTGCTCAATCAAGGAATTGTTAGCTCTTGTGTGTTTTTTCGATTCTTTGAGCATGGCAATTCGCTTCATAGAGAGTGCTGTAGAAAGAGCGGATGCTGCGATCGCTTTGGTCTGAGCATCAAGCAGGGATATTTGTTCCTTATTGTCTGTGACAGGGCTACTTAAGGAAATATTATGTCCTTCATCAAGTAGTTTAGCTATCTGTAAAATCTGCTCTGCTAGCGCGATCGGCACACGAATAGTCTTGGTTGCTCCATGCTTCCAAGTAGGTTTCCAACTGGTACTTCTGAGTCCACCTTTGGGCATTTTTCCTTTCCAATTGACTGTAACACTGCCAAAAACCTAGTTATATTGCCTGTAACATGGCTATGAGTAGGAGTCAACTCAACAGTGGAAATAGTTTTCTAGCGATGATTAGGGTTGCAGCCAATTGTACAAACCCTAAATAGCAGTCGGCGTTTTTATCCCAACAGATTAGCAAACGCCGAAAGCGATTGAACCAAGAATGTCCCACTTCAACTACCCAGCGTCGAGGTGGGTGCCGATTTGGATCATTTGGTGGTGGTACAGGTTGAGTGGTATCGGGAATATGAGCAATGTACCCATTGCTTTGAGCTTGAGTACGGCACTGCTCATAGTCATAGCCCCGATCAAGACATAAATGTTGCTCTGCCTGTTGCGGTGATGGTCGTTCAATCACGATCGCGTCTAACAACTCAGCTAACTTTTTCATATCATGGCGATTTGCCCCGCTCAAAACCACTGCGCTCATGTACTCCTTTCCCTTCTGTTAACAAGTGGCGCTTACAACCACACTTGCCTCTGTCAGTAGGATTGCGACCCGTTGCCTCGGTTTCACCTTCCACTCCTACCTTACCCAAAGGAGCTTTGACAATACATCCATCTGCGGCTTGCCACTCCCAATCAATACCGATTACTTGATCGTACTGTTGTAATAAAGTCGCCCAAACTTTTTCTAGGCATCCATATTCTAACCATTCTCTGTAACGATCATAGGCTGTCGATTTTGGCCCATATTCTGCTGGTAATGCACACCATTGGCTACCAGTACGCGCTAGATAAATTAGACCATTAAAAATACGTCGATCATCAGCCCTTGGAGAACCAGGTTTTTTGCGAGGTTTCGGAATTTTTAATAAGGGTGCAATTTGTTGCCACAGTGCATCGCTAACAAACCAAATAGTCGGCGGTTCCTTGGTTTTAAGTGTTTCTGACCTCGACATTTCCAAATCCGATCATGTTTTAACTTACCTCTCTACTATATAGCCTTGACACAGGCAAGTGAAGGGAAGAATTCCCGACTGTTGTTTTTTTACCCTTTTTCATGCCCTATATAGCCATGACACGGGCAATCTCTTCTGGCTTTCAGCTTGAAATTGTTAGGAATGCGGTTGCACGATCGCACTGAAATTATTTTTCGGATAGGCTCTAAATGCCACCCCTGCAAAGAACTGGGTTTAAATGGATGTGCGATTCGTTTCTCTGAAATGGGTAGTAATACTCAAGGATGAGAGCTTTAGTAGAGTAACCCGTCAGGGTAGAGTTCGCACTTTAATCCTCTACTAATGACAACTTGATATCCATGTAGGTGAGGAAACCTAACCGAGCCACAAGCTAAGACAGTTAGGGGACAAAGAGGAAAAGATGAAAGTCTACACCGACATCATAACTCTATACAGAAAACACCAAGTCCTACTGCCCTGGTGTGGGGTTAAAAGCACACAGACAACCTAATAACAGGTTGCCCCCATACGCAAGAATGACTATCGAACGTATGAAGCGGGGGTGAAAGCGGCTCAGATGGTAATAGCTGAAAGCATCTACCGCAAGCAATGTTCCAAGGGTAGAACAAACGAAGTGTCGATGAGCCACCGTAACAATCCAACAGGGTAAATAAGCTAATGGGTACTATAAACACTCAACCCCTGTGTCAGAAACATCTGACAAAGGTAAGGACTAACAGTATCGTTCGACCTAGTTAGCACACCACCTAGACCCTCGGTGGAGAGACACGCCCTAAAGAACATATCAATGGATGTCAGGAACGAAGTAACCCTCTAGTGCGCTCCTTGTTAAGTCAATTAGTAAGGTAGGTAGTCAACCAGAAGCTACTTAGAGGGTGGGATGGTTCAAAAAGCAAATGCCAAGCCTGAATTAACAGGCAATGCCGTAAAAGGGATGGCGTAATTGCCTGGATAAGCTGACGTGAATCGCAATGTGTAAACGCTAGAGATTCAAGTAGCAATGTATAAGCCTAATTCAGATTCACAATTGAATACTGAGGGATGGAAGGATATCAATTGGCGCAAAGTCGAGCGATACGTCTTCAAGTTGCAAAAGCGTATCTATGCTGCTTCTCGTTGTGGCAATGTCAAACTTGTACGCAAACTCCAAAAAACGCTGATGAGGTCTTGGTCTAATAGAGTTCTATCAGTACGAAGGGTAACACAAGAAAATCAAGGTAAGAAGACGGCAGGAGTGGATGGAGTTAAATCACTGTCCCCAGAAGCACGCCTAAAACTTGTAAGGGAATTAAAGCTAACTGGCAAGTCTAAACCCACAAGACGGGTATGGATACCAAAACCAGGAACAGACGAAAAGCGCCCGCTTGGTATTCCCACTATGTACGACAGAGCTTTACAAGCTGTAGTTAAGGCTACCCTTGAGCCTGAATGGGAAGCTTTCTTTGAGCCAAACAGCTACGGTTTTCGACCAGGAAGGTCATGTCACGATGCGGTTAATCAAGTCAAAAAAGCAATAATGCAAAAGGCTAAATACGTGCTAGACGCGGATATAGCCAAATGCTTTGACCGCATCAACCATGAGAAACTGCTCCAAAAGTTGAACACAAAAGGTAAGGTCAGGCAACAAATAAAAGCTTGGTTGAAATCTGGAGTGGTAGACCAAGGAAGCTTTACTGCTACATCTGAGGGTACGCCACAAGGTGGAGTCATTTCTCCGCTCTTGGCTAACATTGCCCTTCACGGAATGGAAGAAAGGATAAAACAAGAATTCCCTAGAATGTCACACTCAGGAAGGGAAACTTGGTATCACAAAAAGGGTGAGGAATTCCCAACACCCGATGTTATCCGGTACGCGGATGATTTTGTGATATTCCATCAGAACAAAACCGTTGTCCAGAGATGTCGAGATATAATCTCGAATTGGTTAAGTGATATTGGCTTACAGTTGAAACCTGAAAAGACGAGGCTAAGTCATTCGCTCAATCCTGAGTTGAGTGACGATGGTATTGCGGGGTTCGATTTCCTCGGACACCACATACAACAATACCCGACTGGTAAATACCGATGTACGAGGGATAGCAAAGGTAGGATATTAGGTTTTAATACTCTCATCACCCCATCGAAGAAGGCGAGTAAGGTTCACCTTGAGGAAATCGGAAGAATCATCAAAAAACATAGGTCATCGCCTCAATCGGCGTTAATCAAAGACCTTAACCCTGTAATAAGGGGATGGACTTCTTACTACTCAAACTCTGATGCACAAACAGTCGGAGAACTATCACGACAAGATTACCTCACATACCTGAAACTTCGTAGATGGGCAAAACGCCGATGTAAAAATGCCAAGAAAGCAAGCAGCAAGTATTGGACGACCATCGGCAACAACAACTGGGTATTCGCAACCAAGGAGGGAAAAGCGAACCCCCTCCGGTTACTTACGCATTCTGAATTTGGCAGCAGTAGCACTGAATACGTCAAGGTTAAAGGCGATAAAAGCCCGTTCGACGGCGACCTAGTTTATTGGAGTTCAAGAGTTGGAACGCACCCTGAATTGTCAAGTCGAAAGGCTAAGTTGTTAAAACAACAAAAGGGTAAATGTACCAAGTGCGGATTAAGCTTTCAGAATTGGGATGTCTTAGAAGTAGACCACATCATACCTAAAGCCCTTGGCGGTAGGGATGAATGGAAGAATCTACAACTATTGCATCGGCACTGCCACGACGAAAAGACCGCTATTGACCTAATAGAAATTCGGAAGAAACAACACTCCAAAAACCTTGAACAATTAGCCCAACAATGGGATAAAAATGAATGGGAGTGGGTTGACGATGTTCCAGTAATATTAGGACGAAAGAACGGTTCAGAAAATCCTAGTTCTAAACAAACTGGGGAACAATTCAAGCTTGATTTTACAGAAGTTTGGAAGAAAGGCATAAAAGGGGAAACCCTCACAGAAGAAGAAGAAAAACTTTTTCGAGTGCTGCTGAACTAAGGTCAATAGGAAGTCCCTCTGACAACGGGAGACACATTGAGTAGCCGTGTGCGGTGAAAGTCGCAAGCACGGTTTCGGATGGGAGGGG contains:
- a CDS encoding IS5 family transposase (programmed frameshift) produces the protein MSRSETLKTKEPPTIWFVSDALWQQIAPLLKIPKPRKKPGSPRADDRRIFNGLIYLARTGSQWCALPAEYGPKSTAYDRYREWLEYGCLEKVWATLLQQYDQVIGIDWEWQAADGCIVKAPLGKVGVEGETEATGRNPTDRGKCGCKRHLLTEGKGVMSAVVLSGANRHDMKKLAELLDAIVIERPSPQQAEQHLCLDRGYDYEQCRTQAQSNGYIAHIPDTTQPVPPPNDPNRHPPRRWVVEVGHSWFNRFRRLLICWDKNADCYLGFVQLAATLIIARKLFPLLS
- the ltrA gene encoding group II intron reverse transcriptase/maturase, coding for MYKPNSDSQLNTEGWKDINWRKVERYVFKLQKRIYAASRCGNVKLVRKLQKTLMRSWSNRVLSVRRVTQENQGKKTAGVDGVKSLSPEARLKLVRELKLTGKSKPTRRVWIPKPGTDEKRPLGIPTMYDRALQAVVKATLEPEWEAFFEPNSYGFRPGRSCHDAVNQVKKAIMQKAKYVLDADIAKCFDRINHEKLLQKLNTKGKVRQQIKAWLKSGVVDQGSFTATSEGTPQGGVISPLLANIALHGMEERIKQEFPRMSHSGRETWYHKKGEEFPTPDVIRYADDFVIFHQNKTVVQRCRDIISNWLSDIGLQLKPEKTRLSHSLNPELSDDGIAGFDFLGHHIQQYPTGKYRCTRDSKGRILGFNTLITPSKKASKVHLEEIGRIIKKHRSSPQSALIKDLNPVIRGWTSYYSNSDAQTVGELSRQDYLTYLKLRRWAKRRCKNAKKASSKYWTTIGNNNWVFATKEGKANPLRLLTHSEFGSSSTEYVKVKGDKSPFDGDLVYWSSRVGTHPELSSRKAKLLKQQKGKCTKCGLSFQNWDVLEVDHIIPKALGGRDEWKNLQLLHRHCHDEKTAIDLIEIRKKQHSKNLEQLAQQWDKNEWEWVDDVPVILGRKNGSENPSSKQTGEQFKLDFTEVWKKGIKGETLTEEEEKLFRVLLN